In Spiroplasma sp. SV19, one DNA window encodes the following:
- a CDS encoding NAD(+)/NADH kinase: MFKYAIIANDYQESTKLVSKITKTLQNYRLEEDIVNPEYVFVIGGDGTLLRAVNEFQDIIDEVCFIVIKSGSLGFYANYDENTYPRAINAIIKDTVRIRQMPLLEIKYNNNIIRYALNEAKVVDHVKTIRTDIYVNDDLLEHFRGSGLVFATKTGSTGYMRAINGSIIAASMTTLWQLKEIAPVANSTFSTINASIILDQEQVVRLAGELVGKSLVIDTYESEILSSQIELKISQKTLNLFYDEENNLSMIAKMKMLFAHCNNRRDD, from the coding sequence ATGTTTAAATATGCAATTATTGCAAATGATTATCAAGAATCAACCAAATTGGTTAGTAAAATAACAAAAACACTGCAGAATTATCGCTTAGAAGAAGATATTGTTAATCCCGAATATGTATTTGTGATTGGTGGTGATGGTACTTTATTACGGGCTGTTAATGAGTTTCAAGATATTATTGATGAGGTTTGTTTTATTGTTATTAAGTCGGGATCATTAGGTTTTTATGCTAATTATGATGAAAACACATATCCGCGGGCAATTAATGCAATTATTAAGGATACAGTTCGAATTCGCCAAATGCCCTTATTAGAAATTAAATATAACAATAATATTATTCGCTATGCTTTAAATGAAGCTAAAGTTGTTGACCATGTTAAAACAATTCGTACTGATATTTATGTGAATGATGATTTGTTAGAACATTTTCGTGGGAGTGGTTTAGTATTTGCAACAAAAACGGGGTCAACTGGTTATATGCGGGCAATTAATGGGTCAATTATTGCGGCAAGTATGACAACGTTATGACAGTTGAAAGAAATTGCCCCGGTTGCTAATTCAACATTTTCAACAATTAATGCTTCAATTATTTTGGACCAAGAACAAGTTGTTCGTTTAGCGGGTGAATTAGTTGGAAAAAGTTTAGTCATTGATACTTATGAGTCAGAAATTTTAAGTTCGCAAATAGAATTAAAAATTAGTCAAAAAACATTAAATTTATTTTATGATGAAGAAAATAATTTGAGTATGATTGCTAAAATGAAGATGTTATTTGCCCATTGTAATAATAGAAGGGATGATTAG
- a CDS encoding PTS transporter subunit EIIB, whose amino-acid sequence MRAEYIIIIVVAMILMLLFILMMVFRKKIFNFQKILIPKQKISFSVNDLITILGTVDNIIMVKATLTRLRVTVKDLEEVDFELLKTKFKLKHIDTVLQTVIMPFGNISLAVKIEIDKVMKKE is encoded by the coding sequence ATGCGCGCAGAATATATCATTATTATTGTTGTCGCGATGATTTTAATGTTATTATTTATTTTAATGATGGTTTTTCGCAAAAAGATTTTTAATTTTCAAAAAATCTTAATTCCAAAGCAAAAAATCTCTTTTTCGGTGAATGATCTAATCACGATTTTAGGTACAGTTGATAATATTATTATGGTTAAAGCAACATTGACACGGTTACGAGTAACAGTAAAAGATTTAGAAGAAGTTGATTTTGAATTATTAAAAACCAAATTTAAATTGAAACATATTGATACTGTTTTACAAACAGTAATTATGCCATTTGGTAATATTAGTTTAGCTGTTAAAATTGAAATTGATAAAGTGATGAAAAAAGAATAG
- a CDS encoding J domain-containing protein has translation MTWVIIVLVLVGFSLVGALIRFCFRKAKYHFKNEEYTTNGKKQADKNYDLMMTIISEDESIAKYLLPLPRYVDTTISNYQIDFNLGLFMSDYWELIHYLNKTTDPIANDIFVEYFTTINEELNNLLTEVISNNIEPLATVFVALYGQEAWDKSFVEYFLKPYVLLTRKMLATQLIPDSFAILQQIKFYLRWKDRQIFNELEAVFSAALNEHLTLVNEIYQEFIQKLEIDFNTFFDSQTWENFEQPTSTASELEELYQLFGLDSSASSSDIKRAYRQLAKKYHPDLNKSFDSEELMRKINDGYEKLLANHQQEEAET, from the coding sequence ATGACTTGAGTAATTATAGTTTTAGTACTTGTTGGTTTTTCTTTAGTGGGGGCTTTAATTCGTTTTTGTTTTCGAAAAGCAAAATATCATTTTAAAAATGAGGAATATACTACTAATGGTAAAAAACAAGCTGATAAAAATTATGACCTTATGATGACTATTATTAGTGAAGATGAGTCAATAGCCAAATATTTGTTACCATTACCACGTTATGTTGATACTACAATTTCAAACTATCAAATTGATTTTAATTTAGGATTATTTATGTCTGATTATTGAGAATTAATTCATTATTTAAATAAAACAACAGATCCAATTGCCAATGATATTTTTGTGGAATATTTTACGACAATTAATGAAGAATTAAATAATTTGTTAACTGAAGTTATTAGTAATAATATTGAACCATTAGCCACTGTGTTTGTTGCATTATATGGTCAAGAAGCATGAGATAAATCTTTTGTTGAGTATTTTTTAAAACCATATGTATTATTAACTCGCAAGATGTTAGCAACTCAATTAATTCCAGATAGTTTTGCAATTTTGCAACAAATTAAATTTTATTTACGATGAAAAGATCGCCAAATTTTTAATGAGTTAGAAGCAGTTTTTTCTGCTGCTTTAAATGAACATCTTACTTTGGTAAATGAGATTTATCAAGAGTTTATTCAAAAATTAGAAATTGATTTTAATACTTTTTTTGATTCACAAACATGGGAAAACTTTGAGCAACCAACTTCAACAGCATCAGAATTAGAAGAATTATACCAATTGTTTGGGTTAGATTCATCGGCTTCAAGCAGTGATATTAAACGAGCATATCGTCAGTTAGCAAAAAAATATCATCCTGATTTAAATAAGAGTTTTGATAGTGAAGAACTAATGCGCAAAATTAATGATGGGTATGAGAAATTATTAGCTAATCACCAGCAAGAAGAAGCTGAAACTTAA
- a CDS encoding methylated-DNA--[protein]-cysteine S-methyltransferase encodes MATQKVIKWYYTNLKFNNWDLYLAVSDQGVTFIGSNHKGFSELEYWQKKKGANIILVPDQEDKTAAVVTQLTEYLAGKRTTFTLPCDFIGTLFQQKVWREVVKIPYGTTACYSDIAQKIGHPRAVRAVGTAIGNNSMTIIVPCHRVLGKNNALRGYRGGLEMKASLLQLENIW; translated from the coding sequence ATGGCTACGCAAAAAGTAATAAAATGATACTATACTAATTTAAAATTTAATAATTGAGATTTATATCTTGCTGTTTCTGACCAAGGGGTTACTTTTATTGGTTCTAATCATAAGGGTTTTAGTGAGTTAGAATATTGACAGAAGAAAAAAGGGGCAAATATTATATTAGTTCCTGACCAAGAAGATAAAACAGCAGCAGTAGTTACGCAACTGACAGAATATTTAGCAGGAAAACGAACAACTTTTACCTTGCCGTGTGATTTTATTGGCACATTGTTTCAGCAAAAAGTTTGACGAGAGGTTGTTAAAATCCCCTATGGAACAACAGCTTGTTATTCTGATATTGCCCAAAAAATTGGTCATCCGCGGGCTGTGCGGGCTGTTGGTACTGCAATTGGGAATAATTCAATGACAATTATTGTACCATGTCACCGTGTGCTTGGTAAGAATAATGCTTTACGAGGTTATCGGGGTGGTTTGGAAATGAAAGCATCATTGTTACAATTAGAAAACATTTGATAA
- a CDS encoding sodium-dependent transporter, translating to MNNKKQMTKFGFIVSSLGAAIGLGVIWGLPGYINKNGGFYFFLIYIVAMLIVGVPLLIFEFNLGNLRRKSVINIFDKENVCFSKFVGWFQSTLMIIIPIYYAVLVGYTVISIGIEFSPTLISNVNGNVFNRQILQHVGFGVTNNGGFQWIVFLAFLFVVLLVGLVLLFGIKGIEKLNKVFMPLLFLIILVLAIYILTVPGSSQGLATLFLVENLEKLKQSQTWSSVFSLAFFTTSLGMGMMMRFAGVGPHNQDNASKAYLLVIGILFLSITNLIFIFGASGAIVNNLISDKNNISLFQEQITNKFGNDSMVFVFNVLPETFHIINQNTVIGFGNFLGILFFLALFIAGLSTTVGNVEVIVDAIETQYDISNQKVICGICVTIIVVGLSLVFENTYQLINSFQLLAAGLDLILVSLSQIIFFVWYAKKLSIIINYNNQVSWIKIGKLYQFMMRYLIPLILVIIVGFSVYDFIISCTVNAWYISVLAFVLGILIPILVAVFNSYYGKKKIKEEIK from the coding sequence ATGAATAATAAGAAGCAAATGACAAAGTTTGGATTTATTGTTTCATCATTAGGTGCTGCAATTGGGTTAGGAGTAATTTGAGGATTACCTGGGTATATTAATAAAAACGGTGGATTTTATTTTTTCCTAATTTATATTGTTGCAATGCTAATTGTAGGAGTGCCATTATTAATTTTTGAATTTAACTTAGGGAATCTTCGACGTAAGAGTGTTATTAATATTTTTGATAAGGAAAATGTTTGTTTTAGTAAGTTTGTTGGTTGATTTCAGTCAACTTTAATGATTATTATTCCAATATATTATGCTGTTTTAGTTGGATATACGGTTATTTCAATTGGGATTGAATTTAGTCCTACTTTAATTAGTAATGTTAATGGTAATGTTTTTAACCGGCAAATTTTACAGCATGTTGGGTTTGGTGTCACTAATAATGGTGGCTTTCAATGAATTGTTTTTTTAGCGTTTCTTTTTGTTGTCTTATTAGTTGGTTTAGTGTTATTATTTGGGATTAAAGGAATTGAAAAACTTAATAAGGTTTTTATGCCGTTATTGTTTTTAATTATTTTAGTTTTAGCAATTTATATTTTAACAGTACCAGGCAGTAGTCAAGGTCTCGCAACATTGTTTTTAGTAGAAAATTTAGAGAAATTAAAACAAAGTCAAACTTGAAGTAGTGTTTTCTCTTTAGCGTTTTTTACAACATCATTAGGAATGGGAATGATGATGCGGTTTGCTGGGGTTGGACCGCACAACCAAGATAATGCTTCAAAAGCTTATTTATTAGTAATTGGAATTTTATTTTTATCAATTACTAATCTGATCTTTATTTTTGGTGCTTCTGGGGCAATTGTTAATAATTTAATTTCAGATAAAAATAATATTTCATTATTTCAAGAACAAATTACAAATAAATTTGGAAATGATTCAATGGTTTTTGTCTTTAATGTTTTACCAGAGACTTTTCATATTATTAATCAAAATACCGTCATTGGTTTTGGCAATTTTTTAGGTATTTTATTCTTTTTAGCATTATTTATTGCTGGATTAAGTACTACTGTCGGGAATGTTGAGGTTATTGTTGATGCAATTGAAACACAATATGATATTAGTAATCAAAAAGTAATTTGTGGAATTTGTGTAACAATTATTGTTGTTGGTTTATCATTAGTTTTTGAAAACACTTATCAGTTAATAAATTCATTTCAATTATTAGCAGCAGGGTTAGACTTAATTTTAGTATCGTTAAGTCAAATTATCTTTTTTGTCTGATATGCAAAAAAACTATCCATTATAATTAATTATAACAATCAAGTATCATGAATTAAGATTGGAAAACTATATCAATTTATGATGCGTTATTTAATTCCTTTAATTTTAGTAATTATTGTTGGATTTTCTGTGTATGATTTTATTATAAGCTGTACTGTTAATGCTTGATACATTTCTGTGTTAGCCTTTGTCTTAGGAATTTTAATACCAATTTTAGTAGCAGTATTTAATAGCTACTATGGTAAGAAAAAAATAAAGGAGGAAATTAAATAA
- a CDS encoding PTS sugar transporter subunit IIA — protein MKIFDEKLLQYIDKPIKKWEEAIKIGSNLLIENDYVQNDFPNKIIEITNDLGPYYILASKLALLHIMPDSTILRTGISFTYFKIPVAFQEEEKYHIKYCLALSAEDNFSHIELLQQIAKLFAKKEFLTDIKKCSSTTELINIVKKYDN, from the coding sequence ATGAAAATCTTTGATGAAAAATTATTGCAATATATTGATAAACCAATTAAAAAATGAGAGGAAGCAATTAAAATAGGATCTAATTTACTAATTGAAAATGATTATGTTCAAAATGATTTCCCAAATAAAATTATAGAAATCACAAATGATTTAGGACCATATTATATTTTAGCATCAAAATTAGCATTATTACACATTATGCCCGATTCAACAATTTTAAGAACTGGAATTAGTTTTACATATTTTAAAATTCCAGTCGCTTTTCAAGAAGAGGAAAAATATCATATTAAATATTGCTTAGCTCTTTCTGCAGAAGATAATTTCTCACATATTGAATTACTACAACAAATCGCAAAACTATTTGCAAAAAAAGAATTTTTAACCGATATTAAAAAATGTTCTTCAACAACTGAATTAATTAATATTGTAAAAAAATATGATAATTAA